The genomic segment GAGCGACTGCCGCATTTCCGACCCGGCCCCGGTCGCCACGACGAGCGGGGCCACGCCGGCGATAAAGGCGAGGGAGGTCATCAGGATCGGGCGGAGCCGCATCCGCGCGGCGTGGACCGCCGCCTCACCCGCCTCGACGCCGTCCTCGTCCTGCCGCTGCTTCGCGAACTCCACGATTAGGATTGCGTTCTTGGCCGCCAGCCCGAGCAGTACCACGAACCCGATCTGGGCCAGGATGTCGATTGGCATGCCCCGGATGTTGAGCCCGGTCATCGCCGCGAGCAGGCACATGGGCACGATCAGCACGATCGCCAGCGGGGTCGTCCAGCTCTCGTACTGGGCCGCGAGCACGAGGAACACGAACAGGGCGGACGCCGCGAAGATCGCGATCGTCGGGATGCCCTGCTGCTCCTGCTGGTGCGAGAGCTCGGTCCACTCGAACGCGACCCCGGGCGGGAGCGTCTCCTTGGCCAGCGCCTCCAAGCGCTTCATGGCCGTGCCCGAAGAGACCCCGGGGGCCGCCGCGCCCAGGACCTCGGCCGCCGGGTACAGGTTGTACCGGGGCACCCGGTACGGCGAGGTCTTGTCCTTGAAGGCGGCCACCGTGCCGAGCGGCACCATCTCGCCGGTCGCGTTGCGGACCTTGAGCCGGGCGATGTCCGCCGGGGTCCGGCGGAACGTCTCGTCCCCCTGCGCGATGACTTGGTACGTGCGGCCCAGGTAGTTGAAGTCGTTCACGTACTGCGACCCGAGGTAGAGCTGGAGCGTGGAGAACACGTCGGGCGGGGTCAGGCCCACCTTCTCGGCCTTCAGCCGGTCGATGTCGGCGTACACGGCCGGCGCGCCCGCGTTGTAGAGGGTGAAGACGCCGGCAAAGGCCGGGTCCTGGTTGGCCGCCGCTACGAGGTCGTTGGTCGCCTTGGCGAGGGCCTGCGGCCCCAACTCGCCCCGATCCTCGAGCATCAGCTTGAACCCGCCGGCCGCCCCCAGCCCCTGCACCGCGGGCGGGTTGACCACGATGATGTAAGCGTCCTTGATGCCGGCCAGCCGCTCGCGTAGCCGGGGCAGCATCTCCGCGGCGCTGGTCCCGGGGATGTGCTCGCCGTACAGCGACGGCAGGGAGGTGAACACCGTGCCCACGTTGGGCGCGACGGTGGAGGTCGTCACGTCGAACCCGACCGCCGGTGACGTGTGCTTGACGCCCGGGGTGTTCAGGGCGATCTCGTTCACCTCGCGAACCACCTTGTCGGTGCGGTCGAGGCTCGAGCCCGGGGGCAGCATGACGATGATGGCCTGGTACCCGATGTCCTGTTCCGGGATGAACCCGGTGCTCATCCGCGACATCTGGTACCCGGTCAGCCCGATCAGCCCGAGGTACAGCACCAGCATGACGCCGGTCGCACGGACGAACCGGCCGGTCAGGTTGCCGTACCGCGTCGACAGCCACTCGAAGCTCGTGTTGAAGAGACCGAACGCGAACCGCGGGATCCGAGCGAGGCCGCGGGGCTTCTCGTGCCCCGCGTGGTGCGGCTTCAACAGGACCGCGCAGAGGGCCGGGCTGAGCGTGAGGGAGACGAAACACGAGATCACGGTGGACGCGGCGATGGTGATCGCAAATTGTTTAAAGAACAGCCCCGAGATGCCAGAGATGAAAGCCGTCGGGCCGAACACGGCACACAGCGTCAGGGCGATGGCGATGAGCGCCCCGGACACCTCGTCCATCGAGCGGTGCGCCGCCTCTTTGGGCGACATGCCGAGGGCCATGTTGCGCTCGACGTTCTCGACCACGACGATAGCGTCGTCCACCACGATGCCCACGGCCAGCACCAGGCCGAACAGCGACAGGTTGTTGATCGACGCGCCGAACAGGGCGAGGATCGTGAAGGTGCCGACGAGCGAGATCGGGATCGCGACCACCGGGATGATCGTCGCCCGCCAGTTCTGGAGGAACACGTACACCACGACCACCACGAGGAGGATCGCCTCGAAGATGGTGCGGATCACGGCCTCGATCGACTGGCTCACGAACGTGGTCGGGTCGTAGATGTTGATGTAATCCATGCCGGGCGGGAAGTTCTTCTTGAGCTCCGCCATCTTGTTCCAGACCGCGTGCTCCACCTCGACCACGTTCGCCTCGGGCGTGGCGATGACCCACCACGGGGCGGACACGTGGCGGTCCGCGTAGGCGATGGACCCGTAGTCCACCGAGCCCAGTTCGACGCGGCCGATGTCGCGGATGCGGGTGACGCGCCCCTGGGCGTCCGATTTCACGATGATGTCGGCGAACTGGTCGGGGGTGGCGAGCCGGCCGAGCACCTCGACGTTGATCTGCCAGGCCGCGTTGCTCGAGACCGGCGGCTGGTTCAGCACGCCCGCCGACACCTGGGCGTTCTGGGCGCGGAGCGCGGCCAGGATCTCGCTCGCGCTGATGTTGGAGATGGCGGCCTTGTCCGGGTCGATCCAGACCCGCATGGCGTACTGGCGCTCGCCCAGCATCCAGAAGTCCGACACCCCCGGGAGCCGCGCGATCTCCTCCCGGACGCGGAGCATGTAGTTGGACATGTACTCGGCGCTCCGGGACCCGTCCGGCGAGTACACGTGGACGCCGAGCAACAAAGCCTGGATGGTCTTCTTCACCTGCACGCCCTGGAGCTGGACCTCCTGGGGCAGCCGGGACAGCGCGTCCTGGACCCGGTTCCGCGTCAGCATGAGGGCCGTGTTCGGGTCGGTGCCGATCTTGAAGATGACCGTGATGGTGAGCCGCCCGTCGCTCGTCGACTGGCTGATGATGTAGTCCATGTTCTCGACGCCGTTGACCGCCTGTTCGAGCGGGGTGGCCACGGTGCGGGCGATGGTCTCGGCAGAGGCACCCGGGTACGAGGTCGTGATCTGGACCGTCGGCGGGACGATGTTCGGATACTGGGCCACCGGCAGGGCCGTCATCGTCGCCAGCCCGAACAGCATGACGAAGACGTTGAGCACGGTCGCGAAGCGCGGGCGGTCGATGAAGAAGTGCGTCAGTTTCATAGCTCGTGGTGCTTTCAAAAGGCCGCGTCGCGATCGGGCATCTTCGGCGCCCGGGGGCGCTCCGCTCACGCTTCGTCGGCGGGGAATCGGCCCCCCTGTTGGGCGGCCGGGGGCACGGAACCGCCTCGCCTTAGTCCCGACCCGGGTTCAACCGGATCGCCCCGGCGGTCGTCGCAACCTTCTGCCCCGGCCGGACGGTGGGAATGCCCTCGACGACCACGCGGTCGGTGGGGTCCAGCCCGGACCGGACGACCCGCAGTCCGCCCCGGAGGTCGCCCACCTTGACGACCTTGGGCGCCACCGTCCCGTCCGTCCCGACCGTCATCACGACGTGCTGCGACTGGTCGGGCAGCACCGCGGAGTCGGGCACGAGCAGGCCGGGCGCGGCCGGCCCCAGCGCCACGCGGACGCGGGCGAAGCCGCCCGGCCGCAGGAGCAGGTCGGAGTTGGGCACGGTGGCCCGGGCGCGGATCGTGCCGCTCGACCGGTTGAGGGCGTTGTCGAGGAAGTCCAGCGTCCCCGTGCGACTGAAGGTGGTCTCGTCGCTGAGGGAGATCTCCACGGTGTCGGCGAGCGGCGACGGCTGGCTCCCGCGGGCGCGGAGGAAGGCCATGTAGTCGGCCTCGCTCATGTCGAAGTTCAGGTAGACCGACTCCAGAGACACGAGCGTGGCGAGGAGGGTGGTGGGGCTGCCCGCCGCGCGGCTGCCGGCGATCAGGTTGCCGACCGAGACGAGGTGGGTGCCGATGCGACCCGAGAACGGGGCGGTGATGCGGGTGCGGCCCAGGTCGAACCGGGCGTCCCGGATCAGTGCCTCGGCGGCGGCCACCGCGGCGACCGCCACGTGGCGCTCCGCGACCCGCTGGTCGTAGGTCTGGCGGGAGTCGACGCCGGCGCGGATGGACGTCTCGGCCCGTTCCATCTCGCGTTCCGCGAGCTCGACCCGCGCCTTCGCGCTCTCGAGCTGGGCCTTGGCCTGGCTCAACCGGATCTCGTAGGGCTCCGGGTCGATGACGAACAGCAGGTCGCCCTTCTTCACGACGTCGCCGTCCTTGAAGCTGATCTGGGCGAGCGTGCCGCCGACCTGGGCGCGGATCTCCAGGTGTTCCACGCCCGAGAACTGACCCAGGAACTGCAGTTTCGCCTCGACGTCGTGCTGGAGGGGCGGGCTGACGGCGACGGACACCAGCGGGGGTGCGGGCGGGGCGGGCTTTTCGGTCGCGGCCGCGAACGCCTCCTTGTTCCAGACGGCGGCGGCCGCACTCCCGGCGACCACGACCCCCACGCCGAGCCACGTTTTGATGACCCGCCAGCCCGAGTTCGGGGCCGCGTTCGGCGACCCGGATTCTCGCGTGTTGATTGTGTTTTCCATGACATTCCTCGCTTGGGGCCTGCCGCTGACCGCATCGCTCGCATCGGCGATGTCTCGCGGCCGACGAAACCCTCTACTGGGCCGCGCAGGGATAGATTACAGCAGACCGCTATATTTCCCAAAATTTAGATAATCGGTGACCGCTAAAAAAGTCCGGGCGTACAATGGGACCGTGTCGGGAGTGGGCCGCAGCGGCTGACAGAATCGCGGGAATGAAAAGCCGGGGAGCCGTTCGTCTCTCAAAATCAGGCCCTTCCGCACACCGCCGAGAATTGTCTCCGAGGGCGGCAGAACGGCACTCAATCGGGTACGCCACCAGGTCGCACGGGCCGGGCGACTGGCGCGGGCCGGCGGATCGAAGGGGAGGACGCGATGAAGAAGTCGAAGGTCGAAACGGCGAAGACCCGGGAGCGGATCGTGCAGGCCGCGGCCCAGGAGTTCCGCCGCAACGGGATCCAGCAGACCGGCGTGGCGGAGATCATGGCCGCCGCCGGCCTCACACAGGGCGGCTTCTACCGCCACTTCGACTCGAAAGATCAGCTCGTCGCCGAGGCGTGTGCCGCGAGTATGAGCGACCGCGCGCGGGCGGCCAACACGGCCGCACAACTGGGCGACGACGCGTTCCTGAAGCACCTCGAAGAGTTCCTGTCGTGCGAGAACCGCGACAACTGGTCGAGGGGGTGCAGCCTCGTCTTCCTCGGGAGCGAGCTGGCCCGGGCCGACCCGGACACGCGGCGCGCGGCCGCACAGGGCTACACCGCGATCGTGGACGTCATGGCCAAACAGAGCCACGCCAAGGACCCGGCGGCGGCAAAGGCCGAGGCCATGTTCGCGCTGTCGGCCATGATCGGTGCGGTCACCCTGTCGCGGATCGTGGACGACCCGGAGCTGTCGGTCCAGATCCTCGAAGTGGCCAAGAAAATCTTGGCAACAATTCGAACCAAGGCGGGTCCGGCGAAGCGCCCGGCCGCGCCGAAATAGGACGCCGTCCGTCCGGTCCCGGCGGAGAAACGAACGTCCGCTTCGGGCGCCCCCGGCGGACGCCCGCGACCGTTGCTCGGATGTGTTCACGAGATCCATTTCGCTATGTCGGGATTCGCGGTTAGGGGTGCTTGGGTGAGGTCCGGACCTCCCTCCGCTCCCCGGCACGCCGGATGACGGGGCGTGCGAAGCTGCTGCCGCAGCTCCGAATAAGCCCTCACAAGGGCTTCGAGCGGGAACCCCCTGTTGAGCCCGCTCGGGTTGGGAAGAACCCACGCGACCGCCCCCGCGAACGCCGGCTGCAACCCCCAATCGACGTCGGGCCGCCCGATCATGGCGCAGTACGCGCGTTTCCCGAGGAAGGCGACCGAACGCGGGGCGTAACGCCGCACCTTGGCCTCGAACCCGCGCCGCGCCCGTCTAAACTCGTCCGGCGTCACCTCGCCGGCCCGCTTGGCCGGTCGGCGCACGACGGCGGTGATGCCGCACCCGAACTCGAGCAGCCGGCGCTCGTCCCGCGGGTCGAGGCGCTCGTCGGTGAACCCGCTGAGGTGCAGCACCGGCCAGAAGCGGTTGCTCGGGTCAGAAAAGTTGTGGCCCGCCGCCGCGGCGGTCGCGGCCGGGTTGATGCCGCAGAAAATCACGTCGAGGTTCGGGGCAAGGACGTCCGGCTCGTACCCGATCGCACCGTCCATGTTGTCCTCACGCCACGTACCGGGTGTTGAGGGCGTCACCGGCCACGCCCTCCAGTCGGAGCAGAAGCGCCTTCGCGGCGAGCCCGCCCGCGTACCCCGTCAGCTTGCCGGACGTGCCGATCACCCGGTGGCACGGGCCGATGATCGCGATGGGGTTCTTCCCGTTGGCCGCGCCCACCGCGCGGACGGCCTTGGGCCGCCCGAGCTGCCGCGCGAGGTCGGCGTAACTGCGGGTCTCGCCGAACGGGATGTCGAGCAGCGCCCGCCACACCCGTTGCTGGAACGGGGTGCCGACGACGAAGTCGAGCGGGACCGTGAACTCTTTGCGAGTGCCCGCGAAGTACTGGCCGAGTTGCCGCTCCGTTTCGAGGAGCACCGGGTGGTTGGCGTCTTCCGGACCGGTCGGGATCGGCACCCGGCGCGGGTCCTCGTCTTCCCAGAGGACCGCCACCAACCCGCGATCGCTCCCCACGAGCGTGAGCTCGCCGATGGGAGATTTCATCGACTTGTGGACGTAGCTCATCGGGACTCCTGTTCGTTAGCGCCGGTTGGTGTGCGGGGTGCGTGCCCGGTCGATCTTTCGGGCTCGGATCGCACGAGTGATAACGGGCGGGCGTCAGAATGGCCTTTCCGCTGTACCCGGCCGCGAGAGCGATCGCGTCGGGTCCCGTATTAGGGGCCCGGCGGCCCGGCTCCTGCGCGGAACGGTTAGTGGCCCGCCGTGCGGCCGCCGTCGATGTACGAGATCTCGCCCGTCACGAAGTCCGAGTCTTCGAGGTACAAGACCGCCCGAACGACGTCGGAGACCTCGCCGTACCGGTTGAGCGGGGCGAAGGACTTCTTCCCCTCGAGCGACCCCGGGTCGTGCAGCGGCGTTCGGATGATGCCGAGCGAGACGGCGTTCACGCGGATCTTGTCCGCGGCCAGTTCCATCGCGAGGCCCCGGGTCGCGGCGACGCACGCGCCCTTCGACAGGGACGCGAGGACCGCCGGTACGCCCTGGAGGGCGTGCTCGACCAGGCTCGTGCTGACCTGGACGATGTGGCCGCCGGTGCCCTGTTCCTGCATCACCTCCACCGCCGCCTGGGTGGTGAAGAAGACGCTGTCGAGGTTGGTCGCCATCACCCGCCGGTACAGCTCCTCGCTGATGGTCGTTATCGCGCCGGGGCGCCAGATGCCCGCGTTGTTGATGAGCGTGTCGACGCGCCCGAAGCACCGGACCGCGGTCTCGATCAGCGTCCGAGCGATCGCGGGCTCGCCGATGTCGCCGGGGACCGTGACGTAGTCGGGGTCCCCGGACTGGCGGATCGAGCGCGAGTTCCCGACCACGCGCCAGCCGCGCGCCCGGTACGCTTGAACGAACCCGTCGCCAAGCCCCCGCGACGCGCCCGTTACGACGAGAACCTTTCGGTCCGTGCTACTCGTGGCCATTGTGCCCCGTGCTCCTGTGGTTCGGGTGTGCTCAGCCGACTTTCAGCGTTGAAAGGACGTCGAACCCGATTCCGGAGACGAGCTGCCCCTGGATCGGTTTGAGGGCCGCGTTGGCCGCGTCGGCCCCGTAAGGCGCCCCGACCAGGACGCGGTCCGGGCGCTGGCCGGCGGGCGTCGCGATCAGCACGACGAGGGCTTTCGTCACGTCCTGCGGGTCGGGCGCGTCGGCGCTGCTGAAGACGCCGTGGAGGAACTCGGCGAACCGGCCCGGGAGGGCGGCGACGTCGCCGTACCCCGCCGCCCGGCCCCCGTCCGCGGGCTTCTGGATCGCGGCGTACAGGTTGGTCTGGTACGCGCTCGGCTGGACCAGCACGACGTCGACGCCGAGCTGCGAGAGCTCGTACCGGTAGCTGTCGGTCAGCGCCTCCACCGCGTGCTTGGACGCACCGTAGAGGCCCATGAACGGGATGGTGACGCGGCCGAGGATCGAGCCGACGTTGACGATCAGGCCCGACTTGGTTTTGCGCATAGCGGGCAGCGCGGCGCGGGTGACCCGCTGGATGCCGAACACGTTGACCTCGAACAGGTCGCGCACCTGCTCGGGGGTGTACGTTTCCGAGACGCCCTGCGAGAACAGGCCGGCGTTGTTGACGAGGACGTCGAGCGTCCCGCCCGTCTTCTGGAACAGGGCCGCGAAGGCCGCGTCGACGCTCGCGTTGTTCGTGACGTCGAGTTCGAGCGTCTCGATCCCCTTGGCCCGCAGCGCTTCGGCCGGGACGCGGTGGCGCGTGTTCACGTCGCGCATCGTCGCGAACACGTGGTGCCCGGCCGCGGCCAGGGCCTTGGCCGCGTCGTTCCCGAAGCCGTTCGAGGCACCGGTGATGAGGATCGTTTTGCGCAAGTTGTAACTCCTTCTTTCATTTCACTTGGTTGAGTAACACGTCCCGTGGCAGTCTCTCGCTCGGTCTCCGCAATCGGACCATTCCCCGCCGCTCCCGATCGGCGGGGGGTAAAGCCACGCGCTACCTCCGGCCGCCGGCGCGCGGCCCTCGTCAACTCGCGACCCGTGGCCCGACCGGTGTCAGGTGGCCGCCTTCATGCGGTTGACCGTCTCTTCGGTGGTCCAGATCGCGTTGCACATGAAGCGGTAGTTGACCATCGCGGCCTGGTAGGCGTCGCCCTCTTCGTTCCGCCCGCCAGCGATGGCGTCGCGCACCACCGCGATCTCGAACCCGGCTTCGATGAGGTCGCGCACGTGGTTTTCCAGGCACAGGTTCCCGACCGGCCCCGCCACGATCGCCTGCTCGACGTGCCGCATGCGGAGCTGCTTGATGAGATCGTTCGAGTGGCACGACAGGCCCTTGTGGGGCGACGTGTTGGCCGTCTTCCCGTCCATGAGGTACTTCTTGTACCGCTCCGGGTAGTCGGCCCCGGACCCGTTGAACCCGTCCAGGTCGACGGGGTCCTTGCGGCCGACGAAGCCCGCGGGGAGGTTCGCGAGGTAGTCCGCGATCGCGCCCCCCGCGGCGACCCACTGGCGGTCGGTCGGGTAGTAGTAGTGCGGCGAGTGGATCACGTAGTAGCCGTGCTCCTGCGCGCACTTCATCAGCTCCTCGAGGTGGTCGAGCACCTTGTGAGCCTTCAGGCTGTCCGCGATCATCGGGTAGTAGCTGCCGGTTTCCGCCAGGAACTCGTTCTGGATGTCCGCCAGCACCAGGGCCGTGCGCTTCTTGTCGAGCCGCATCTCGGGGTTGCGGTGGGTGAATGTAAACACGGCAAAACTCCTTAACTGTATGAGAGTTCCGAAAGGCTCTGTGCCGGCCAACCCGACGACAGGTCACGCGTCGCCGGTTCAGCCGCGGTTGCAGTCTGACAGGCACCGGCTCCTCACGAGAGGGCTCGGAGGGCGGCCTCCTTGACCGCGCTCATCGCAGCGACGTAAGGGAGGTGACCGTAGCTGATGCGGGCCACCCCGAGGGCCGCCAGTCGCTCCTTCGGAGGCACGCCGTCCATCACCAGGACGTTGACCGGAAGCGAAACGCCGTCGCAGATGCGGCCGATCAGGGCCTCGTCGCGTAACCCGGGCACGAAGAAGCCGGACGCGCCCGCGTCGGCGTAGGCCCGCGCGCGCTTCAGGGCTTCGTCGATCGACCTGGCGGGGTCGCCCGTCTGCCCGAGGAACAGGTCCGTGCGCGCGTTGATGAAGAGCCCGACGCCCTTCTTCTCGGCGGCCCCGCGGATGGCCTCGATCCGGCACACCTGGCGGTAGCCCGGGTACAGGCCGGTGCCCTTCACGACGCGGTCCTCGAAGTTGATCCCGACCACCCCGAGGTCGATGAGCCGCGACACGTTTTCGGCCACCGCGTCGCTGTCCTCGCTGTAGCCGCCTTCGAAGTCCGCGGTCACGGGGACGTCGATCGCGCCCGCGATGCGTGCGACGACCCGCTCCACCAGTTCGAGCGGGATGTGTTCGCCGTCCCGGTAGCCCTGTGCCTCCGCGACGGCCCAACTGCTGGTCGCGACGGCCTTCGCGCCCGCTTCGGCTACGGCCTTGGCCGAGCCGGCGTCCCAGGCGTTGTAAAGCACCACCGGGGACCCTTTGACGTGGAGGGCCGCGAACTGTGCGGCCTTTTCGCGCTGGCTCATACCGTGCTCCGTTCGGGACGGTTGTTCACCGTTTCACGCTTCAGAATCCGGCGCGTGTCGCGGGCCGATCGGGACCGGCTCCGCGACCGCGCCGGCACCATTTCCGTCTCGTTCATGTTTGGCCACCCGGGCTGGCCCCGCGCTCCGCGAGGCGACGGACGACGGAGTAGAAGACCGGCGTCAGGACGAGGCCGAAGAAGGTAACCCCGAGCATCCCGGCGAAGACGGCCGTGCCGAGGGTGCGCCGCATCTCGGCCCCGGCCCCGTGGGCGATGACCAGCGGGAACACCCCGAGCACGAACGCGAAGCTCGTCATCAGGATCGGTCGCAAGCGGACCTTGGCGGCCTCGACTGCGGCGTCGAACCGGGTCGCGCCCTCGTGCTCGCGGTCCCGCGCGAACTCGACGATCAGGATGGCGTTCTTACACGCCAGGCCCACGAGCACCACGAACGCGACCTGGACGAAGATGTCCACGGCCAGGTGGGCCAGGAAGACGCCGGCCAGCGCGCTGAGCACGCACATGGGCACCACGAGGACGACCGCCAGCGGCAGCGACCAGCTCTCGTACAGGCCGGCCAGCACGAAGAACACCAGCACCGCGCCGAGTACGAACGCGCTCAGCGGGTTCTGCCGCAGGTCCCGGAACCGGTCCGCCCGCGCGGCCTGCTTTTGCAGGTAGTTCACCTCGGTCCACTCCGCGAACATGGACGCCGGCAGCTCCTCGGCTGCCAAGCCGTCCATTTTCCGAAGGACGTCGCTGGTGCTGGCCCCCGGTTGCCAGGAGCCGGTGACCGGGGCCGCCGTGAACGTGTTGTACCGCGTGACCGTCGTCGGTCCGACGGCGTCCCGGAACACGGCCACCGCCCCGAGCGGCACCATGTCCCCGTCAGCGTTTCGGACCTTGAGCTGGCGGACCGCGTCCGCGTCCGCCCGGAACGGCATGTCGGCCTGGATGTTCACCTGCCAGGTCCGACCGAAGCGGTTGAAGTCGTTCACGTAGTAGCTGCCCAGGTACCCCTGCAGGGTGTCGAACACGTCGGACAGGGTCACCCCCATCGCCTTCGCCTTCTCCCGGTCGATGTCCATGTGCAACTGGGGCGTCCGGGCGCGGAACCCGTTGAACACGCCGACGAGGTCGGGCTCCCGGTTGGCCCGGGCCGCCAGGCCGTCGGCCCGGGCCTGGAGGGCCTCGTAGTCCACGTCACCGGTGGCCTCGACCATCAGTTTGAACCCGCCCGCGTTGCCCAGACCGCGGACCGCGGGCGGGGCGAAGACGAGCACCCGGGCCTCCGGGACCTCCTGCCTCAGCCGCGCCCGGAGGCGGCCGATGATCGCCTCGGCGGAGCGCGCCTCGTCCCGGCGAGCGGCGAACGGCTCGAGGATGACGAACATGTTCGCGTAGTTAGGGCCGTTGGCGTTCAGGATCAGCGAAGTTCCCGGGACCGCGAACGTGTGGGCGACCCCGGGCGTCTCCAAGCAGACCTTCTCCACCGAGGCGGTCGCCTCGACCGTGCGCTCCAGCGAGGCCGCGTCGGGCAACTGGACGTTCACAACCAGGTACCCCCGGTCCTGGACCGGGATGAACCCGCCGGGGGCGCGGGCGAAGCCGACGCCCGTCAGGGCGAGCAGACCGACGTAGACGAGGAGCACGATCGCGGAGAGTCGGAGGCACCACCCCACGCCCGTTCCGTACACCTGGTTCGCCCACTCGAAGGCCCGGTTGAACGCGCGAAACCCCCTGCCCAGGACCGCGTTCACGGGCCGGATGACGAGCCTCCCGACCACGCCCCCGGCGACCGCACCGGGCAGGAAACACGCGAGCGAGGCGCCCCATTCGCGGGCCGCGCCCGCCAGACCGACCGGGGCATCGCCCGTTGGCCCCCCGGCCGGAAGACCCAGTTTCGGTCCCAGCACCGGCTCCACCAGCCAGACCGTCACGAACCCGCCGAGCAGGGCGAAGCTCCACCAGGGCAGCGCTTCCTTCTCCTGGTCGCCGTGGGCACCGGGCTTGCGGCCGCCAAAGATCCACGCGGCCCGGGCCGGCGTCAGGGTCATGGCGTTGATGGCCGAGATCAGCATCGTCACCGAGATGACCAGCGCGAACTGGCGGAAGAACTGGCCGGTGATCCCGCCGAGGAACGCGCTCGGCAGGAGCACCGAACTGAGCACCAGGGTGATGGCGACGATCGGCCCGGTGATCTCCTGCATGGCCCGGATCGTGGCCTCGCGGACGGGCAGCCCCTTCTCCAGCCAGCGCTCGATGTTCTCCAGCACGACGATCGCGTCGTCGACCACGATGCCGATTGCCAGCACCAGCCCGAACAGGGTCAGGTTGTTGAGGGTGAACCCCATCAGCCCCATCACGACGAAGGTGCCGACCAGGGACACCGTCACGTCGATGACCGGCAGGAGCAGGGCCTTCCAGTCCTGCAGGAACAAGAGGATGACGATCGCCACCAGCACGATCGCGTCGCGGAGCGTGTGGAACACCTCCGCGACGGACTCGCGGATGAACGGGGTGGTGTCGTAGATGACGGCGTAATGCAGCCCCTTGGGGAGCCGGGGCTCCAGCTCGCGCAGCTTGGCCTTGATGCCGTCGGCGGTGTCCAGGGCGTTCGCACCGGGCAGCAGGAACACGATCATGGCTGGCGACGGCTTGCCGTCGAGCCGCCCGACCGTGTCCTGGTTCCGCGCCCCCAGTTCCACCCGGGCGACGTCCCGGAGGTACGTGATCTCCCCGCTCGGCCCGGTCTTGAGGACGATTTGGGCGAACTGTTCGGTCTCGGTCAGTCGGCCGAGGGCAGTCAGCGTGTACTGGAAGTCTTGCCCGGCGCCGATCGGCGGCTGGCCCAGTTGCCCGGCCGCAACGTGGACGTTCTGCTCCCGGAGTACCCGCAGCACGTCGGTCACCGTCAGGTCCCGCGACTGGAGCTTGTCCGGGTCCAGCCAGACCCGCATGCTGTAGTCGCGCTGGCCCAGGATCGTCACGTCGCCGACCCCCGGCGCCCGGGCCACGACGTCCCGCAGGTGGATCGTGGCGTAGTTGCTCATGTAGAGCGAGTCGTAGGACGGTCGGCCGGTCGCCGGGTCGTCGTCGGACGTCAGGTTGATCCCGAGCAGGACGTCCGGCGACCGCTTCTTCACCGCCACCCCGATCGCTTGGACCACCGGAGGCAGGGTCGGCTGGGCGATTGCGACGCGGTTCTGGACGAGCACCTGCGCCAGGTTGACGTCGGTCCCCATTTCGAATGTCACGTCCAGGGTGTACGAGCCGTCGGTGTTGCTCTGCGACGACATGTACATCATCCCCTCGACCCCGACGACCTGTTGCTCGATCGGGGCGGCGACGGTGTCGGCCACGATGCGGGCGCCGGCCCCGGGGTAGCTGGCCGTGACGCGCACGGTCGGGGGCTGGATCTCCGGGTACTCCGCGACCGGCAGGAAGCCCGCCGCCACGGCCCCGAGCA from the Frigoriglobus tundricola genome contains:
- a CDS encoding efflux RND transporter periplasmic adaptor subunit, which produces MENTINTRESGSPNAAPNSGWRVIKTWLGVGVVVAGSAAAAVWNKEAFAAATEKPAPPAPPLVSVAVSPPLQHDVEAKLQFLGQFSGVEHLEIRAQVGGTLAQISFKDGDVVKKGDLLFVIDPEPYEIRLSQAKAQLESAKARVELAEREMERAETSIRAGVDSRQTYDQRVAERHVAVAAVAAAEALIRDARFDLGRTRITAPFSGRIGTHLVSVGNLIAGSRAAGSPTTLLATLVSLESVYLNFDMSEADYMAFLRARGSQPSPLADTVEISLSDETTFSRTGTLDFLDNALNRSSGTIRARATVPNSDLLLRPGGFARVRVALGPAAPGLLVPDSAVLPDQSQHVVMTVGTDGTVAPKVVKVGDLRGGLRVVRSGLDPTDRVVVEGIPTVRPGQKVATTAGAIRLNPGRD
- a CDS encoding TetR/AcrR family transcriptional regulator is translated as MKKSKVETAKTRERIVQAAAQEFRRNGIQQTGVAEIMAAAGLTQGGFYRHFDSKDQLVAEACAASMSDRARAANTAAQLGDDAFLKHLEEFLSCENRDNWSRGCSLVFLGSELARADPDTRRAAAQGYTAIVDVMAKQSHAKDPAAAKAEAMFALSAMIGAVTLSRIVDDPELSVQILEVAKKILATIRTKAGPAKRPAAPK
- the mug gene encoding G/U mismatch-specific DNA glycosylase, with the translated sequence MDGAIGYEPDVLAPNLDVIFCGINPAATAAAAGHNFSDPSNRFWPVLHLSGFTDERLDPRDERRLLEFGCGITAVVRRPAKRAGEVTPDEFRRARRGFEAKVRRYAPRSVAFLGKRAYCAMIGRPDVDWGLQPAFAGAVAWVLPNPSGLNRGFPLEALVRAYSELRQQLRTPRHPACRGAEGGPDLTQAPLTANPDIAKWIS
- a CDS encoding efflux RND transporter permease subunit; this encodes MKLTHFFIDRPRFATVLNVFVMLFGLATMTALPVAQYPNIVPPTVQITTSYPGASAETIARTVATPLEQAVNGVENMDYIISQSTSDGRLTITVIFKIGTDPNTALMLTRNRVQDALSRLPQEVQLQGVQVKKTIQALLLGVHVYSPDGSRSAEYMSNYMLRVREEIARLPGVSDFWMLGERQYAMRVWIDPDKAAISNISASEILAALRAQNAQVSAGVLNQPPVSSNAAWQINVEVLGRLATPDQFADIIVKSDAQGRVTRIRDIGRVELGSVDYGSIAYADRHVSAPWWVIATPEANVVEVEHAVWNKMAELKKNFPPGMDYINIYDPTTFVSQSIEAVIRTIFEAILLVVVVVYVFLQNWRATIIPVVAIPISLVGTFTILALFGASINNLSLFGLVLAVGIVVDDAIVVVENVERNMALGMSPKEAAHRSMDEVSGALIAIALTLCAVFGPTAFISGISGLFFKQFAITIAASTVISCFVSLTLSPALCAVLLKPHHAGHEKPRGLARIPRFAFGLFNTSFEWLSTRYGNLTGRFVRATGVMLVLYLGLIGLTGYQMSRMSTGFIPEQDIGYQAIIVMLPPGSSLDRTDKVVREVNEIALNTPGVKHTSPAVGFDVTTSTVAPNVGTVFTSLPSLYGEHIPGTSAAEMLPRLRERLAGIKDAYIIVVNPPAVQGLGAAGGFKLMLEDRGELGPQALAKATNDLVAAANQDPAFAGVFTLYNAGAPAVYADIDRLKAEKVGLTPPDVFSTLQLYLGSQYVNDFNYLGRTYQVIAQGDETFRRTPADIARLKVRNATGEMVPLGTVAAFKDKTSPYRVPRYNLYPAAEVLGAAAPGVSSGTAMKRLEALAKETLPPGVAFEWTELSHQQEQQGIPTIAIFAASALFVFLVLAAQYESWTTPLAIVLIVPMCLLAAMTGLNIRGMPIDILAQIGFVVLLGLAAKNAILIVEFAKQRQDEDGVEAGEAAVHAARMRLRPILMTSLAFIAGVAPLVVATGAGSEMRQSLGTAVFAGMLGVTAFGLLFTPAFYTIVSRFGGKKRAAPAPTASHETTVAG
- a CDS encoding methylated-DNA--[protein]-cysteine S-methyltransferase; amino-acid sequence: MSYVHKSMKSPIGELTLVGSDRGLVAVLWEDEDPRRVPIPTGPEDANHPVLLETERQLGQYFAGTRKEFTVPLDFVVGTPFQQRVWRALLDIPFGETRSYADLARQLGRPKAVRAVGAANGKNPIAIIGPCHRVIGTSGKLTGYAGGLAAKALLLRLEGVAGDALNTRYVA